Proteins from a single region of Desulfurispira natronophila:
- the pal gene encoding peptidoglycan-associated lipoprotein Pal, with protein sequence MTKFKGMFAILAGLIILVAVGCGPQQVAVDEPMVDEPAVSAEEERERDRYADDPYADDPYADDPYTVEDRERYAFNSPVLNRIYLDGSQMYTVHFDFDRSSIRSDARKILDNNVTFMERNPEVKIVIEGHCDERGSSDYNLALGDRRAQSVKDYLVTNGIDASRITTISYGKEKPADPRSNESAWQKNRRGEFVKKQ encoded by the coding sequence ATGACTAAGTTCAAGGGAATGTTTGCCATATTGGCAGGACTGATTATTCTGGTTGCTGTAGGGTGTGGGCCCCAGCAAGTTGCCGTGGATGAGCCTATGGTAGATGAGCCGGCGGTGAGTGCCGAAGAGGAAAGAGAGCGGGATCGCTACGCTGATGATCCATATGCCGATGATCCGTATGCAGATGACCCTTACACCGTTGAGGACCGTGAGCGCTACGCCTTTAACAGCCCGGTGCTCAACCGCATTTACCTTGATGGTAGTCAGATGTACACCGTCCACTTTGATTTTGACCGCTCAAGTATCCGAAGCGATGCCCGCAAAATACTCGACAACAACGTCACCTTCATGGAGCGCAACCCCGAGGTGAAAATCGTTATTGAAGGGCACTGTGATGAGCGCGGAAGCAGCGACTACAACCTGGCTCTGGGCGATCGCCGCGCCCAGTCAGTAAAAGACTATCTGGTGACCAATGGTATTGATGCTTCGCGTATCACCACTATCTCCTACGGCAAAGAGAAGCCCGCTGATCCTCGCAGCAACGAGAGTGCCTGGCAAAAAAATCGCCGCGGCGAGTTCGTAAAAAAGCAGTAG